One genomic segment of Desulfosoma caldarium includes these proteins:
- a CDS encoding Fur family transcriptional regulator, producing the protein MVPTPSGHDPVERLQHMVDTLKAHGLRMTPQRLAIVQALVSTQAHPSVEDIYTEVSRQFPTTSLATVYKTVSLLKELHEVLELGFPNMSNRYDGLKPYPHPHVICLRCKTIMDPELVSIAELAEEMAQKTGFAIVSHRLDFFGICPECQRREGVDNRP; encoded by the coding sequence ATGGTGCCAACCCCCTCAGGCCATGACCCGGTTGAGCGGTTGCAACACATGGTTGACACGCTCAAGGCACATGGGTTGCGCATGACACCCCAGCGGCTGGCCATTGTGCAAGCCTTGGTGTCCACCCAAGCCCATCCCAGCGTCGAAGACATTTACACGGAGGTGAGCCGCCAGTTTCCCACCACCAGCTTGGCCACAGTCTACAAGACGGTCTCTTTATTGAAGGAACTCCATGAAGTTCTGGAATTGGGTTTTCCGAACATGAGCAATCGCTACGACGGATTGAAGCCTTACCCACACCCTCACGTGATCTGTCTGCGGTGCAAGACCATCATGGACCCTGAATTGGTGAGCATTGCAGAGCTGGCGGAGGAAATGGCTCAAAAGACGGGTTTTGCCATTGTCTCGCACCGCCTGGATTTTTTCGGCATCTGCCCCGAGTGCCAACGAAGGGAAGGTGTCGACAACCGGCCCTGA
- a CDS encoding MarR family winged helix-turn-helix transcriptional regulator, translating into MLLQDCLCFQLASLSRSMARHYRERITPYGLTHTQFFMLLALYEEEGATLSVLAEKTHLDRPTVTGLIDRLERDGWAVRQADPQDRRSFRVYLTPKAKEHREVLLRIYHEVNGRLLEQLGVEEWKRFRTLLERLGFGDDEESSTPL; encoded by the coding sequence ATGCTTCTTCAAGACTGTTTGTGTTTTCAGCTGGCTTCTCTGAGCCGATCCATGGCGCGCCATTATCGCGAGCGCATCACCCCCTACGGACTCACGCACACCCAGTTTTTCATGCTCTTGGCGCTCTACGAGGAAGAAGGGGCCACCTTGAGTGTCCTTGCCGAAAAGACCCATTTGGATCGTCCCACGGTCACGGGCTTGATCGACCGCTTGGAGCGGGACGGCTGGGCCGTGCGGCAGGCCGATCCGCAGGATCGCCGGTCTTTCCGCGTCTATCTCACTCCAAAAGCCAAGGAACATCGGGAAGTGCTGCTTCGAATCTACCATGAGGTCAATGGAAGGCTCTTGGAACAATTGGGAGTCGAAGAGTGGAAGCGGTTTCGGACCTTGTTGGAACGGTTGGGGTTTGGGGATGACGAAGAGAGTTCGACCCCTTTGTGA
- a CDS encoding flavodoxin family protein, producing the protein MDYRIEYCLSCHRCLGEARCAIEDDDMAALAGKMMATDALILGSPVYFGNVTGRLKVFMDRTRWLHMRKNLLAGKLGAVVTHAGLRQGGQEITQVILERFLISHGLRLVEPRGPGRPIYNTGISGTLFDAVDQGRFRWKKSVLDDALTVEMCRALGRNLVDLGASIPGSGKAFSDSVIDKEPGDAFPGSVGLWPARMKSNQDTHS; encoded by the coding sequence GTGGACTACAGGATTGAGTATTGCCTGTCTTGCCACCGATGTCTTGGCGAGGCGCGCTGTGCCATTGAAGACGACGACATGGCCGCGTTGGCGGGGAAAATGATGGCTACCGACGCTTTGATCCTTGGTTCTCCCGTCTACTTTGGAAACGTGACCGGAAGGCTGAAAGTCTTTATGGATCGAACGCGTTGGCTCCACATGCGGAAAAACCTCCTGGCGGGAAAGCTGGGAGCTGTCGTGACCCATGCGGGATTGCGTCAAGGCGGGCAGGAAATCACCCAGGTGATTCTCGAGCGTTTCTTGATTTCGCATGGTTTGCGGCTGGTGGAGCCTCGAGGCCCGGGCCGCCCTATTTACAATACCGGAATCTCAGGAACCCTTTTTGACGCCGTGGATCAGGGACGGTTTCGGTGGAAAAAAAGCGTCCTGGACGATGCCCTTACGGTGGAAATGTGTCGGGCTCTTGGCCGAAACCTGGTTGACCTCGGTGCCTCAATACCTGGCTCAGGCAAGGCCTTTTCCGATAGCGTTATTGATAAGGAGCCGGGGGACGCTTTTCCTGGGAGCGTGGGCCTCTGGCCTGCAAGAATGAAAAGCAACCAGGATACCCATTCATGA
- a CDS encoding acetate--CoA ligase family protein — MWDSNREGFEAFHAMFYPRAVAVVGASTHRGKVGNFVLRSALASHVEKIYPVHAGGAREILGVKAYPSIGDIPDDHVDLFLFAIPHEHILSSFEAAVVKGCRGAVIYTAGFREAGQEGLEKQRRLRSMADEAGVKIIGPNTMGFYRVDSAMNATFMPVLSDFFQEKGRITVVSQSGGVAGFAAIRFVEDRVPMGTLVCLGNRANVEFADMLDFCAHDKETSVVALFIEGLDDVRRFYESAARCAAQKPVVVLGAGYSAAGQKVARSHTGSMARSEAIYDGVFRQAGLIQVRTVEELVDTAKILDISPRPQGNRVGVITHTAGPAVLASDVLSHKGLVLAELSKKTQKALVARKVLAPFTPPENPVDLTTFGYLDRRLYGDVLELLGEDPGVDAVLAICISALGDPYVAPFPMEAFGRKARQIGKPAVFVWGAPSCASEEFLAWKKAGVAAYATAERAAAALANLWAASRRGREVQKAVKEKPLPESLHRFVQDLRSLGPRLCGETETKELLQRAGLPTARTVVAATEEEAVRAAESMGYPVVLKIVSPDIVHKSDVGGVQLGLNDEDGLRRAFRAMMEQVRRAVPEARILGTAVQPMVPEGLEVIVGGFRDPQAGPVVMFGLGGIWVEAFNDVVFRLAPVSVDEARRMIEEIRGKKVLEGLRGRPSANKEALAHLIVTIGQLMDQLPIQEIDGNPVMVHGNTYTIVDARMSVF; from the coding sequence ATGTGGGATTCAAACCGAGAGGGGTTCGAAGCATTCCATGCCATGTTTTATCCTCGAGCCGTGGCTGTGGTGGGGGCCTCCACTCATCGCGGCAAGGTGGGAAATTTCGTGTTGCGGTCGGCCTTGGCGTCCCACGTGGAAAAAATTTATCCCGTGCATGCCGGAGGCGCCCGTGAGATTTTGGGCGTCAAAGCCTATCCGTCCATTGGGGATATTCCCGACGACCATGTGGATCTGTTCCTGTTTGCCATTCCCCATGAGCACATTCTTTCCAGTTTTGAAGCAGCAGTGGTCAAGGGATGTCGTGGCGCCGTCATTTACACGGCAGGTTTTCGAGAAGCGGGCCAGGAAGGCCTTGAAAAGCAGCGGCGTTTGCGGTCCATGGCCGATGAGGCCGGCGTCAAGATTATCGGGCCGAACACCATGGGGTTTTATCGAGTCGACAGCGCCATGAACGCCACCTTCATGCCGGTGCTTTCCGATTTCTTTCAGGAAAAGGGGCGCATCACGGTGGTCAGTCAAAGCGGGGGGGTTGCGGGCTTTGCGGCCATTCGCTTTGTGGAAGACCGAGTGCCCATGGGCACGCTGGTGTGTCTGGGGAACCGGGCCAACGTAGAATTTGCGGACATGCTGGACTTTTGCGCCCACGATAAGGAAACCTCCGTGGTGGCTCTTTTCATCGAAGGTCTAGACGACGTTCGGCGTTTCTATGAGTCGGCGGCTCGGTGTGCGGCTCAAAAGCCCGTGGTGGTGCTGGGAGCGGGCTATTCGGCGGCAGGTCAAAAAGTGGCGCGATCGCACACGGGAAGCATGGCCCGGTCGGAAGCCATCTATGACGGTGTGTTTCGACAGGCGGGGCTGATCCAAGTGCGCACGGTGGAGGAACTGGTGGACACGGCCAAAATCCTGGATATCAGCCCTCGTCCCCAGGGAAACCGTGTCGGTGTCATCACCCACACCGCGGGGCCGGCGGTGTTGGCTTCGGATGTGCTCTCCCACAAGGGTCTCGTCCTGGCAGAACTCAGCAAAAAGACCCAAAAGGCCTTGGTGGCTCGAAAGGTGCTCGCTCCTTTTACACCTCCGGAAAACCCCGTGGATTTGACCACCTTTGGCTACCTGGACCGCCGGCTCTATGGGGATGTTTTGGAGCTCTTAGGGGAAGACCCCGGCGTGGATGCTGTGCTGGCCATTTGCATTTCGGCCTTGGGGGATCCATATGTGGCACCGTTTCCCATGGAAGCCTTTGGGCGAAAGGCGAGACAGATCGGAAAGCCCGCCGTTTTTGTCTGGGGGGCACCGTCTTGTGCTTCGGAGGAATTTTTGGCGTGGAAAAAAGCTGGCGTGGCCGCCTATGCCACGGCGGAGCGAGCGGCAGCGGCTTTGGCCAATCTTTGGGCAGCGAGCCGGCGTGGCCGCGAGGTCCAAAAGGCCGTTAAAGAGAAACCTCTGCCGGAGTCCTTGCACCGTTTTGTACAGGATTTGCGTTCCCTGGGCCCCAGGCTCTGTGGGGAAACGGAAACCAAGGAGCTTTTGCAACGGGCGGGCCTGCCCACGGCGCGCACCGTGGTGGCCGCCACGGAGGAGGAAGCCGTAAGGGCGGCCGAATCAATGGGCTACCCAGTGGTTTTGAAGATTGTTTCTCCGGATATTGTTCACAAGAGCGATGTGGGCGGCGTGCAATTGGGCCTCAACGATGAGGACGGCCTGCGTCGAGCCTTTCGGGCCATGATGGAACAGGTGAGGCGGGCCGTGCCCGAGGCGCGGATTCTTGGAACGGCCGTGCAGCCCATGGTGCCTGAGGGCCTTGAGGTCATCGTGGGGGGATTTCGGGACCCGCAGGCCGGGCCGGTGGTCATGTTTGGTTTAGGCGGCATTTGGGTGGAAGCCTTCAACGATGTGGTTTTTCGACTGGCTCCGGTGTCAGTTGATGAAGCCCGGCGCATGATCGAAGAGATTCGAGGGAAAAAAGTCCTCGAAGGCCTTCGAGGCAGGCCCTCGGCAAACAAGGAAGCCTTAGCCCACCTGATTGTTACCATCGGTCAACTGATGGACCAATTACCCATTCAGGAAATCGACGGCAATCCGGTCATGGTGCACGGCAACACCTACACCATTGTCGACGCGCGGATGAGCGTGTTCTAG
- a CDS encoding pyridoxamine 5'-phosphate oxidase family protein: MDLKSYFEQTKGFGVLATADAEGHVDGAVYARPHVMDDGALVFIMKDRLTHHNLQSNPRAAYVFREDGGGYKGKRLFLIKVRESEDPQLIESLRRKSYPTRSEEPGAKEFAVFFSVEKELPLIGAGSS, translated from the coding sequence ATGGATCTTAAGAGCTATTTCGAGCAGACCAAAGGCTTCGGCGTTCTGGCAACGGCCGACGCGGAAGGCCATGTGGACGGGGCCGTCTATGCCAGACCTCACGTGATGGATGATGGCGCGTTGGTATTTATCATGAAAGACCGACTCACCCATCACAATCTGCAATCCAACCCGAGAGCGGCCTATGTGTTCAGAGAAGATGGAGGTGGATACAAGGGGAAGAGGTTGTTTCTCATTAAAGTGCGGGAATCCGAAGATCCCCAGCTTATCGAATCTCTGCGAAGAAAAAGTTATCCTACTCGCTCAGAAGAACCGGGCGCCAAGGAATTCGCCGTCTTCTTTTCAGTGGAAAAGGAATTGCCGTTAATCGGTGCGGGGTCCTCATGA
- a CDS encoding ArsA family ATPase yields the protein MRILLFAGKGGVGKTSVAAATGVLLAERGLKTLVMSLDPAHSLSDAFDLDRRLMDVNRGHPVEVAERLWIQELDVHEEIQKHWGEVHRYLSLLLNISGLDQVLAEELAVLPGMEEVSALLYVNRYARDKTYDVLILDCAPTAESIRFVSVPKALEWYMEKIFRVERNLFRMARPVVHRFSDVPLPEDAYFASIERLFQRLRGVDAILTDTQTTSVRLVTNLEKMVIRETQRSFMFFSLHQLGIDAIVINRVLSEDSRDPFLKALLKQQHAYLKLVTTAFQPIPLLKAPYYERETLGYERLKTLGQAIYGETPPHQILYRHQPISFLAENGCHMVRLHFPFVSREELALSKVGDELIIRMGAFKKNLVLPRAFAKLHPEKARLEHETLTITFGGAHEPA from the coding sequence ATGCGCATACTCCTTTTTGCAGGAAAAGGCGGCGTCGGCAAAACCAGCGTGGCGGCGGCCACGGGTGTCCTCTTGGCTGAGCGGGGACTCAAGACCTTGGTCATGTCCCTGGATCCCGCCCACAGCCTGAGTGACGCCTTTGACCTAGACCGGCGTCTCATGGACGTCAATCGAGGTCACCCTGTGGAAGTGGCCGAAAGGTTGTGGATCCAAGAACTGGACGTGCACGAAGAGATTCAGAAACACTGGGGCGAAGTGCATCGGTACTTAAGCCTTCTGCTCAACATTTCCGGACTGGATCAAGTGCTCGCCGAGGAATTGGCCGTCCTTCCCGGCATGGAAGAAGTGAGCGCCCTTCTGTACGTCAACCGTTACGCCAGGGATAAAACCTACGACGTGCTCATTCTGGACTGCGCCCCGACGGCGGAATCCATTCGCTTTGTCAGTGTGCCCAAAGCGCTGGAATGGTACATGGAAAAGATCTTTCGCGTGGAACGAAACCTCTTTCGTATGGCACGCCCCGTGGTGCATCGCTTTTCCGATGTGCCTCTTCCCGAAGACGCTTACTTCGCCTCCATTGAAAGACTCTTTCAGCGTCTGCGCGGCGTGGATGCCATTTTGACCGACACACAAACGACATCCGTTCGCCTCGTGACGAACCTGGAAAAAATGGTCATTCGAGAAACCCAGCGAAGTTTCATGTTCTTTTCCCTGCACCAACTGGGCATCGACGCCATCGTCATCAATCGAGTTCTGAGCGAAGACTCCCGCGATCCCTTCCTCAAAGCCCTTCTCAAACAGCAACACGCATACCTAAAGTTGGTCACCACAGCCTTTCAACCCATCCCTCTCCTCAAGGCTCCCTATTATGAACGGGAAACCTTGGGATACGAGCGACTGAAAACCCTAGGTCAAGCCATCTACGGAGAAACACCGCCTCACCAGATTCTGTATCGACATCAGCCCATTAGCTTTCTTGCTGAAAATGGATGCCACATGGTGCGCTTGCACTTTCCCTTTGTGAGCCGCGAGGAACTTGCACTGAGCAAAGTCGGAGATGAACTCATCATTCGCATGGGCGCGTTCAAAAAAAACCTCGTGCTACCGCGAGCTTTCGCCAAACTCCACCCGGAAAAAGCTCGATTGGAGCACGAAACCTTGACCATAACTTTTGGAGGAGCTCATGAGCCGGCATGA
- a CDS encoding glycosyltransferase family 2 protein, which produces MDVSIVIPVYNEAENVLHLAAEVEQALKPLNGCWECLWIDDGSTDDTWDKLLLVASAHPGGPHRLCALKKNAGQSAALWVGFQRCRGRFIATLDGDGQNDPRDIPRLVALLVDGRYDMVQGYREARKDSLKRRLASRIANGFRNLITGKSVRDVGCSTRVFRRECLPYLPPFKGLHRFLPTLLMYQGFRIAETPVNHRPRRRGTTKYGIFDRLWVGLLDIFGVSWLRVRGFRCQVVRTFPEQDTHHE; this is translated from the coding sequence ATGGATGTATCTATTGTGATTCCCGTCTACAACGAAGCCGAAAACGTGCTCCATTTGGCCGCCGAAGTCGAGCAGGCCTTGAAGCCGTTGAACGGGTGCTGGGAATGCCTGTGGATCGATGACGGGTCCACAGACGATACGTGGGACAAACTTCTTTTGGTGGCATCGGCCCACCCGGGCGGCCCGCATCGCTTGTGCGCATTGAAAAAAAATGCGGGCCAATCTGCAGCTTTGTGGGTGGGGTTTCAGAGATGTCGGGGACGCTTCATCGCCACCTTGGACGGCGACGGACAGAATGATCCCCGAGACATTCCCCGGCTTGTGGCGTTGCTTGTGGATGGCCGTTACGACATGGTTCAGGGATATCGAGAGGCCAGAAAAGACAGCCTGAAGCGCCGGCTGGCGTCCCGCATTGCCAATGGCTTTCGAAACCTCATCACGGGAAAATCCGTTCGCGATGTGGGATGTTCCACGCGCGTTTTTCGGCGGGAATGCCTGCCGTACCTTCCACCTTTTAAAGGCTTGCATCGGTTCCTGCCCACCTTGCTTATGTATCAAGGCTTTCGGATTGCCGAGACGCCCGTCAACCACAGGCCCCGGCGTCGTGGCACGACCAAGTACGGCATTTTCGACCGGCTTTGGGTCGGGCTCCTGGATATCTTTGGCGTCAGTTGGCTGCGGGTTCGAGGTTTTCGGTGCCAAGTGGTCCGCACTTTTCCGGAACAGGACACACACCATGAGTGA
- a CDS encoding lipid-A-disaccharide synthase N-terminal domain-containing protein, which produces MSEEKIWLGIGFSAQALFSARFLVQWIASERLGRSVVPISFWYLSLCGGALLLAYAVWRRDPVFILGQGTGLFIYGRNLYLIHKERTQGKKFQSHGKGKRE; this is translated from the coding sequence ATGAGTGAGGAAAAAATATGGCTTGGGATTGGGTTTTCGGCACAGGCCTTGTTCTCGGCCAGATTTTTGGTCCAATGGATTGCCAGTGAAAGGTTAGGCCGAAGCGTGGTTCCCATATCCTTCTGGTATCTGAGCTTATGCGGCGGGGCTCTTTTGTTGGCCTATGCTGTGTGGCGCCGAGATCCTGTTTTCATTTTGGGGCAAGGAACCGGCTTGTTCATTTACGGTCGCAATCTGTACCTCATCCACAAAGAGAGAACACAAGGGAAGAAATTCCAATCTCATGGGAAGGGAAAGCGCGAATAG